Sequence from the Anaerolineae bacterium genome:
CCACGCCCAACGCGCTGGAGGTGCTGGCAGAGGTATCCGCGGCTCCCAGCGCAAGTATTTTTGGCGCCGGCACGGTGCTGGACGCGGAAACCGCCCGTTCCGCCATCCTGGCCGGGGCGCGGTTTATCGTCAGCCCGGTGCTGTGTCCGGACGTGATTCGCCTGTGCCGGCGCTACGGCGTGCCGGTGATTCCCGGCGCTATGACGCCGACGGAGATCCTGACGGCCTGGGAGCTTGGCGCGGATATGGTGAAAGTCTTTCCCGCCGGCGTGCTCGGGCCGCGCTACATCAAGGACATCCTGGCGCCCCTACCGCAACTGCGGTTGATCCCCACCGGCGGCGTGACGCTGGAGAACGCGG
This genomic interval carries:
- a CDS encoding bifunctional 4-hydroxy-2-oxoglutarate aldolase/2-dehydro-3-deoxy-phosphogluconate aldolase, giving the protein TPNALEVLAEVSAAPSASIFGAGTVLDAETARSAILAGARFIVSPVLCPDVIRLCRRYGVPVIPGAMTPTEILTAWELGADMVKVFPAGVLGPRYIKDILAPLPQLRLIPTGGVTLENAGEYIRAGAAAVGVGGDLLDARAIAEGRWQALTERAAVLVQRVAGARK